One window of the Branchiostoma lanceolatum isolate klBraLanc5 chromosome 3, klBraLanc5.hap2, whole genome shotgun sequence genome contains the following:
- the LOC136429616 gene encoding uncharacterized protein isoform X2, with translation MAGRMTLWLPTLAIAFVVFIWGSVPAEAEEKRLAELNIGSDRGSQLARDALAAKLESIVGKRTASKRIAQSIVTGARASQLSDAERQQAIDSILEKLGKRSAEMSVGEDMARAADQEARRALLEELIGGKRKRLAELDIGADLANARDSQRLRQMVEDISG, from the exons atGGCAGGAAGAATGACCTTGTGGCTACCGACCTTGGCCATCGCCTTCGTCGTCTTCATCTGGGGAAGCGTGCCGGCAGAGGCGGA GGAGAAGAGACTGGCGGAGTTGAACATCGGCAGTGACCGAGGGAGCCAGTTGGCGCGAGACGCGCTGGCGGCAAAACTCGAATCAATCGTGGGGAAGAGGACCGCCAGCAAGCGGATAGCACAGAGCATCGTCACAG GGGCCAGAGCCAGTCAGCTGAGCGACGCGGAGAGACAGCAAGCCATCGACAGCATCCTGGAGAAGCTGGGCAAGCGCAGCGCAGAGATGTCCGTGGGCGAGGACATGGCAAGGGCGGCGGACCAGGAG GCCAGGAGAGCGTTGCTGGAAGAGCTAATAGGCGGGAAGCGGAAGCGTCTGGCGGAGCTCGACATCGGAGCTGACCTCGCGAACGCACGGGACAGCCAGCGGCTGAGGCAGATGGTGGAGGACATCAGCGGCTAA
- the LOC136429616 gene encoding uncharacterized protein isoform X1 has protein sequence MAGRMTLWLPTLAIAFVVFIWGSVPAEAEEKRLAELNIGSDRGSQLARDALAAKLESIVGKRTASKRIAQSIVTGETHLQMKHQVNLHLHTPDKQIAQSIVTGKTHLQMKHQVNLHLHTPDEPIAQSIVTGKTCLQMKHQVNLHLHTPDEQIAQSIVTGKTHLQMKHQVNLHLHTPDKQIAQSIVTGETHL, from the exons atGGCAGGAAGAATGACCTTGTGGCTACCGACCTTGGCCATCGCCTTCGTCGTCTTCATCTGGGGAAGCGTGCCGGCAGAGGCGGA GGAGAAGAGACTGGCGGAGTTGAACATCGGCAGTGACCGAGGGAGCCAGTTGGCGCGAGACGCGCTGGCGGCAAAACTCGAATCAATCGTGGGGAAGAGGACCGCCAGCAAGCGGATAGCACAGAGCATCGTCACAGGTGAGACACACCTGCAGATGAAGCATCAGGTAAACCTCCACCTGCACACACCTGACAAACAGATAGCACAGAGCATCGTCACAG GTAAGACGCACCTGCAGATGAAGCATCAGGTAAACCTCCACCTGCACACACCTGACGAACCGATAGCACAGAGCATCGTCACAGGTAAGACATGCCTGCAGATGAAGCATCAGGTAAACCTCCACCTGCACACACCTGACGAACAGATAGCACAGAGCATCGTCACAGGTAAGACACACCTGCAGATGAAGCATCAGGTAAACCTCCACCTGCACACACCTGACAAACAGATAGCACAGAGCATCGTCACAGGTGAGACACACCTGTAG